In Candidatus Deferrimicrobiaceae bacterium, the genomic stretch TACGCCTGCGCCGTGCTCGGTCGTCCTTCGCGGTCTGACGGCGCATCCGCTTCGCCTCGGCTGCCGACCCTTCCGGGGACAGGCCCCTCGCTCCCGCGGAGTACGCGCTTCTTGCACTCAGGGGGGACACTCCTTTTTTTCTCGGTGAATACATCAGGAGTGTCCCCCCCCCATCCTCAGTCGCGCGCCTTGCTGGCGCGGCGCATCGACGCTCTCGGTGCGTCAAGCTATTTACGAGACGGTGCACTGTGTTCTCCCCCGCCCGTCTGCCGGTAGTGCCGGCGGAACACCTCGCGCAGGCGCTCCTCGCTGGCGACGGAGCTTCGCCCCGCCTCGTGGATCAGTTTTCCGTTCAGGAAGATGCAGTATCGGTCGAGGACGCGGAAGGCGGCCCCCAGGTCGTGCTCGGCCAGAAGGATCGTCGCCTTCCCGCGCAGCTCCCCGTCGATGACCGAAAGGATCCTGTCCCGCACCTCGAGGGAGAGGCCGAGGAACGGCTCGTCGAACAGGAGGAGCGAGGGGGTCCCCATCATCGCCCGACCGATGACCAGCATCTGCCGCTCTCCGCCGGAGAGGATCCCCGCGGGGAACGGCCCCTTCTCCCTCAGGACGGGGAAGAGGTCGTACACCCGCTCCCGCGCCCCTTTCCGGTCGGCCGGCTTCCGGAGGTACCCCCCGACGTCCAGGTTCTCGCGGACGGTCATCCGGAGGGCGACGCGGGCGCGGTCGGACACGTAGTGCACCCCGCGCGCCACCCGCTCGTGGGCGGGCAGGCAGGTGATCTCTTCGCCGTGATAGGTGATCCTGCCGGAGGCGACTGGGACCAGCCCCGCGACCGCCTTCAGCAGCGTCGTTTTCCCTGACCCGTTCGTGCCGAATATCGCCACGACCTCCCCGGGCCGTGCCTCGAGGGTGACGCCGCGCACCGCCCTCACCTGGCCGAACATCACCGAGACGTTTTTGATTTTCAGGTGCACCGCGACTCCCGGCGTTCCGCTCTCATGGCCCGTGGTCCTGCCCGTGGGCGTGGGGCTTGTACTTCGCCAGGTCGGCGGGCTTCCCCTCCCAGGTGACCCGGCCGTCCTCGATCGCCACGACGCGGCCGCACATCTCCTCGAGGAGGAGCGGGTTGTGGGAGATGAGGAGGAAGGAGATCCCGTCGTCGCGGTGGAGGGAACGCAACAGCGCGGCGAGCTCCGCCTCGTCTTTCGTCGAAAGCGCCGAAAAAACCTCGTCGAGCAGGATGAGCTTCGGGCGGCACGAGATCGCGCGGGCGAACTCGAGCCGGCGAAGGCACCCCTGGGACAGCTGGGCGGCCGGCCAGAACCGCTGGGCGAACAGCCCCGTCCGGTGGAGGACCGATTCGGTTTCCTCCGCAAGCCCCCGGGGGGGGCGCTCCCCGTCCCCCCGCCTCCGGTCCCCGCACAACAGCGCCACGCGGACCGACTCCGCGACGGTCAGGGTGGGGTAGGGCCCCGGGATCTGGAACGTCCGGGCGAGCCCGGCGCGGAACCGCGCATCCATCGGGAGCCGGGTGATCTCCCTCCCCTCGAAGAAGATCCTCCCCCGGTCGGGGGGGATCAGTCCGGAGAGGACGTTGGCCAGCATCGTCTTCCCGGCGCCGTTGGGGCCGAACAGCCCGACCACCTCCGCCTTTTCCACGGAAAGGGTGATCCCCCGCAGGATCCGGGAAGCCCCGAACGACTTCTCGATCCCTTCCGCGCGCAGCAGTTCGCTCACGGGCTAGGCCCCCCCGGCGCCATCCTCCGCATCCGGAACCGCTCCCGCAAGGTTCCGGCCACCCCTGCCGGGAAAAACCGCAGGATGAGGAGGAGGGCCAGGGCGTACAGGAGGACCCTCGCGGCAGGGGCGATCCCCGCGCCCTGGAAGAGGACGTGCAGGAGCAGCGCCGCTACCACCGGCCCCACGATCGTGCCCCTTCCCCCGATCGCCGCGAAGGTGGCCGCCTGGAAGGAGAGCTCCAGCGAGAAGTCGGCCGCGGTCGCGCGTCCCACGTGCGCCGCGAACCCCACGCCGGCGGCCCCGGCGAGAAGGCCGGCCACGAGGAAGGCGCGCCTCTTGTGACGCGCGACGTCCACGCCCGAGGCGCGGGCGGTCAGCTCGCTTCCCCCGATCGCCGACCAGAGGAGCCCCTCCTTCGACCTCG encodes the following:
- a CDS encoding ATP-binding cassette domain-containing protein → MSELLRAEGIEKSFGASRILRGITLSVEKAEVVGLFGPNGAGKTMLANVLSGLIPPDRGRIFFEGREITRLPMDARFRAGLARTFQIPGPYPTLTVAESVRVALLCGDRRRGDGERPPRGLAEETESVLHRTGLFAQRFWPAAQLSQGCLRRLEFARAISCRPKLILLDEVFSALSTKDEAELAALLRSLHRDDGISFLLISHNPLLLEEMCGRVVAIEDGRVTWEGKPADLAKYKPHAHGQDHGP
- a CDS encoding ATP-binding cassette domain-containing protein, whose product is MHLKIKNVSVMFGQVRAVRGVTLEARPGEVVAIFGTNGSGKTTLLKAVAGLVPVASGRITYHGEEITCLPAHERVARGVHYVSDRARVALRMTVRENLDVGGYLRKPADRKGARERVYDLFPVLREKGPFPAGILSGGERQMLVIGRAMMGTPSLLLFDEPFLGLSLEVRDRILSVIDGELRGKATILLAEHDLGAAFRVLDRYCIFLNGKLIHEAGRSSVASEERLREVFRRHYRQTGGGEHSAPSRK